The following is a genomic window from Lysinibacillus sp. G4S2.
TCTCGTAGCTTGGATATATCAAAGGATGGTTCGACTAATCAGAGCGGGTCTTTTATTGGAGAGTTGAAGAGTCGATATTACCCTGGGATGTTTCAAAAATATATTCAAGAACACCGTAAGTTTATGCGTGGAAAAGAAGCAAATCCTGGACAGTATTTTGAAGATGAAGACCGTTTAATTTACACGATTTTTTCAAATAAAGAGGGCCGAGGAGATTCTTTCACTCTGCAAATCGATATACTTGATAAAAATACAAATGAAAGTTCTTCATTTGAAATCAATATGCCAGACCAAGTTAGATATGACTGGATCAATGAGCAAGATGTCTATGTAGAAAATGGAAAAATAAAGATTTTAGCAACAAGTTATCTCAATGGCGAGGAAGAGTTGCACATATATACGGTTGATGAAAACAAAAAGGAATTAGAACATGACTCAATACTTGCAAAATTAGAGTCAGAAGAGGTAGGCCGCGCCAGCATCGATATATTTAATGACTATAATAAAATACAAAATGAAAATTATTTCTTATATATGGTTGAAAAATACAAATATCTAGAAGATGGTGAGCGTGAAATTATCTCTAGCCCAATGTATCTGTATAACTATCTCAATAATGAAGTGAAAGAATGGACAATTCCAGCCGAATTAAAACCACATACGAAGTCGTTGGTTCTACATGGAACAGATATATTCATTCCTGTTTATTCAACTAATGGGTTAGAGCTAAACCGATATAATATTGAAAAGAAACAGTGGGAAGAGCCTTTAAACTTTAAATATCCAAGCATTGCTAATGATAAAGAAGAACCTTCTTTACAGATTACTGATGATAAACTATATTTAGTCAATCGTGTTTCGGATGGTCATTTGTTCTTGATCGGTGATTTACGTACAGGTGAATTATTATATGAAGGTAAAATCATCATCGGAAATAAAGAAAATCGAGATGCAGATTACTCACTTTTTATCGAGCAAGTATATAACCACAATGATTAAATCGAAGAACAGCCGATTTAGAAAATTAGAGCAAGCAGCTTTGGCAGGTATGAATTCTATGATTCATATCTGCCGATTTTTGTTCCCAGGGTGGATGTTTGTGAAATACTAATTGACAGTATGACGATAATGAAATATGTCATTGGGTAAAGTTAAAGGCTCCCAGGAAAGCGCCCAGTCGGAACGGAAATCAACCACACGTTATGGTGATGAGCCAATTAATAATAAAATTATATATTATTTGTAAGGGATTTTTATATAATAGATGTAGGAAGATGCACTACAGTGTCTCTTGTGCTTTTTTTAATTACTTACAAATCGGAAAGGGGGTTCTTGGTCCAAGCACAAAGCAGATTCTGGACGCAATTATGCTGTGGCATAATTGATTAGTAGTACATAGATTAAAAGATGGAGGCGATAAATTGAATGTCCAATGATAATGAAGTTTTATTAGATAAAGAAAAGCGAAATGATGTAAAAGTGAAAGAAGTAAGGAAAGAGGGAGAGCCGACTCCAGCCTTCAAAGGGGCTTCGTGGGCAGCGCTACTAGTAGGTGTTTCGTCTTATCTTATAGGTTTGTTTAACGCAAATATGGAATTAAACGAAAAAGGATATTACTTTGCAGTTTTAGTATTCGGACTCTATTCGGCGATATCTTTACAAAAAGCAGTTAGAGATAAAGATGAGGGAATACCAGTTACTGGTATTTATTATGGTATTAGTTGGTTCGCACTTATTGTATCTATTTCATTAATAGCTATCGGTTTATACAATGCAGGAAGTATTGTTCTAAGCGAAAAAGGATTTTATGGTATGGCATTTGTTCTTAGTTTATTTGCAGCAATAACGGTTCAAAAGAATATAAGAGATACACAGAGGGCAAAAGAAAGAGATTGAGTTATGTACCATGATGGAGCAGAATTCTACTATGCTGCAAGGCTTTCATTTCATTTTTCAACTATCGGAGTGCTTGAATAAAGGTTGTTGAGTTGCCTAGGCAGCTCTTTTTTTCTTTATTGGGATAACGGAGCAGGGATTATTCAAGAAGGAGTACAATCAGTTTAGGAGAATATAGTTCTTCAAATGGAAAACAGGGGGAACTGTGATTTATGGATAAAACTGAAGAACTTTTAAAAAATTTTGGTTTAGTACCTAAGATAGATTTTGTGGATAGTATCAGAAATTTATTAAAAGAAGAAATAGAGAATAAATCGTCCGAAGATAATGAATACTTAAAAACACTATGTATTCAATTATTTGCTTTAGGATGTGTTGACGATACTGTATTAATTTGGAGAGCAAAGGAAAAGGACTTTGATACACATTGTTATATTGATGTTCAACTATTATGTGGTGCAGGATTGGAAAAGACACTGGGGTATCTCGAAAAAATTGATACTTTAGAGACAAAGAAAGAATTAAGCTATTTACAGAAATGTAAAGAAGATTTTGAGGATTTTAACGTAGAAGAAGTTCTAAATTTTTATAAAAAGTATTACGGAATTTAGGAATTTTTGTATTAGGTCATGATAATACCTTGTTGAACTAATGGTTGTGTTGATTACAGAAGGATTAACGCTTTTTTGTTGAGTTTTTTGTACTCCCATGAAAATAAAATTTCTGGCACTAAAAAGTCTAGGCTAAAACAAACTCGACCTTCATATCCGAAAAATGGTAGTGCTTAAAATAGAGATCCGGTTTAGATTATATTAGGAAGCTCCCAATTCAGTGATGGTCACATTGTAACCCAAACTTTCAAGTCTAAGAACAGAATATCGAATAATGGATTGTTCTTTTTGTTTATCAAAGAGTCTTCGCCCAATAAATGGGTCTCGCGCCCAATTGTTCTGTTTGTGAGGGTGGGATATAATGGGGAATAATTCATAACTAACTATATTTTGGAATTCCGAAAGCAGAATGCGCATTACAGCGAAGCATATAGTTCATGAACTTTTTATCAAAGATAAAGGTTGTTGCGATGTTTGCAAGAATTCTTCAAAATCGCTGCCGTCAGAATATATGAAGGGGAACGGAAAATCAATCTATACAAAGGAGCATAAGTTGAACATGGGTCTCACTCTGGAAACGATTCTAGACAAAATGAAACAGGAAATCGATAAATGGATAACCAATATTAGCGATAAGGACGCGGAACAAATCGTAAAGCGTAATTCGCTACAGGCGGGAATACATGATTACGCTCTGCTCGAATATGTTAAGGGCAGGGTGAAGGTGAGGGAAACGGAGAACTTTTTAACATTGCCAGTAGTCAAGACCGGCAAATCTTCGGAAACGCTGACCGAGGAACAAGTGAGAGAGCGGATCGTCCCTGAGCTTGCTTCTTACATACGGCAAAAATTGGACGAGGTGTCGCCGGCGTTGTTCAATTGTCCATTTACTTTTAACGGCAAGTTCCGGACGCGAGAAGGAGATGTTAACGTTCGTATTCTAGAATACGTCGACGAAACGAAGAAGAAACAATTACTGAAACGAATCTCCTTTTATATCGCGGATAAGCTCGAAGCGGGAAAAAATCCGACTAAACCTTTGGAGACGTTTTTCCTCTCCAAGCACCTGCTGGACGAGAGACTGTTTCCAGATTTAGATGTAGTCCATATCATCTCTATTTTCGAGAAAATTCAATATGTGAATAAAGAGAACGAACATCTTGCCAAACATCGCAGATATCTGATTGGTGCTTTGCGGAATTGCTTGGAGAATCACTGGTTGCCCCGTTATTTCGAAAATATGGGAACACAATGGCAAAAAGAATATAAGAAAAAAAGCGATGCCCTTCTTGAAAATACTGAGCAAGGTCCAATCGAACTGGTCATCTATGCTGCAACCTTAATTCTGAAATATGAGCCCTCCCACAGAAGAAATGAGGGGTTGGATATTTTGAATTGTGCTATCGAGTTGGGAAGCGACCGAGCGAAACGTATGACAAAGGAAGGCAGTGGAACGTTCGCCAAGGAAGATGTCAGCTTTTGCGACGAACTGGTGAAATACACAGCCAACGATGTGTTTGCCGAGGTAACCATTGCCATTAAGCAGGAAACGGAGGAGAGTTATGCACGTGCGCTCCGGTTTCTAACTCGCTTGTTAAGCATGGGCTTCCACAATAGCTATCAAATCAAGCTGAAATCTGGCGTCAGGCAATGGCTACCAATCAAAGGATTGGCCAAGTCGGGTACGCATCGCTTCTTCGCCAATGCCCTGGAATATCCGAATTTGCATCCCTTGGTGGAGGAATATGCCCGTGCTGCGATGGAATCGTTTGAATGGTATACGGATACAGAAGGTGAAAAGAATTGCATGGCGGGTAGTTATGCAGTCTTCGGCCTCGGATTGGTAGACCAGACTTATTTTCCGTTAGTAGAAGAATATATGGGAAAGGTTGACGAAGAACACCAATCCGTTCAGAACAACTTCACGGTCGCTTTGGTTGAGTGTCATGGAGTTAACGCGGAAACGATTCCTACGCTGGTGAAGTGTATGCTGCATAGCACGGATTCGATGAAACTGAAGATCAAAACCGATATGGAAAATGCGAGGTATCTCATGCTGCTGCTAAATCAGGTTCGTGGCCTTCAGGATTACGAGGTCGAGCATATCGTATACTTAATCTGGGGCGGAACCGACAAGATGAAAAAGATAGCTTCCAAAACCAAAGGAGACCAAGGAAAGTGGCTCACTGAGTTGGCACAGGCCGCCAGCCGCGGTTAAATTGGCTATAGCTATAGAACATTTTTGAATTTAAATAAAGTAAAACTTCAAGTGTTTGGCTATGACAACAGGACAATTTGCTCTATTAAAAATACGGTTCTTTTGGAAGGTACTCTTAAAGAAGAACTTTTTAGATTGGGTAAATATTACGATATTTATATTGCGGGTTTACTAGGTAATACTAGAAAATTCAAAGGGATAAATAACACTTGCATAGGAAGACCAGTTAAATGGTCTGTTTTTTTATCTGTTATTCAACAAACTGGGGCTTTACTTGAAAATCATTGAGCTGTTTAGACAGCTCTTTTTTCTTATTGTACTAACTGGAAGATTAATTTAACAAGAAAATAAATACGGATAGCTCTTTAAAAAGAACAATCCGTATACCAACGCACCCCTAAAAAGGATTGTATTTTAACTTATTTGGAGCTACTACATAGAAAATCTTTTTAATTGTTCGTGTTGAAGAATTCCAGTCAAAACAAAAAACTCCTGTTATTTTTTGACCTTCAGTGACTACTATACCATATTGATTATTTATTAAAGCTGTAGTAGCACTTTTTCCAAAGAAAAACTTCTTTGAAATTCCTGAAATAAGTGCGGATACTCGCTCTTTCCCTTCAATGATGTTTATTGCTGTTCTTACATTACCTCCTCCATCTGCAGCAAATAGCACATCATTAGATAACAAATGAGTTACTCCTTGAATATCCCCGTTGGATAATGCCAATATAAATTGTTCTATATAATTTTTCTGAAGATTAACAGCCAAATCTTTTCCACTTTTTCTTCCCATTTTAATTTGTGCTCTACTCAATATCTTTCGGCTATTGACAGTCGTTGTTTTTAGAATATCGGCAATCTCACTATGCTTTAGCCCTAGAGCATTACTTAAAACGTAAGCTATCCTCTCTCTAGGTGAAAGGTTTTCCATCAGAACCATATATGAATAGCTTAATTGATCTGCCTGGATTAGCTTCTCAAGAGGCTCACTATTGAATTCCTGTAGTATAGGTTCAGGTAACCATGTACCTATATAACTTTCTTTCTTTTTTCTACTTGACTTTAGTTCATTCATACAGCGGTTAACGATCATTTTATTTATATAAGCCTTTAAATTAGTGATGTCTTTCTCAATCTTTTCATGTTCCTTTATTTTCAAAAAAGTATCTTGAACAATATCTTCAGCATCTGTCATTGAACCAAGCAAATAGTATGCGATTGATAAACAATAATTCTTATATTCTTTATATAAGTCCTCTATATTCAAATCATTGATTAACATGATAAACCCTTCCATCTCTAATGTAATGCATACCGTAATCCTTGGAATATTCTACATACATTTTTATTTTTTATTGTATCTATCATTTTTCTACAAAAGTAATGAATTTCATAAGTTTATTTATTATCTTTGGAAAAATGTAAGCACAAAGTATAGCACAAATAAATGCTTCTCCCCACATTCGTAGCCAATGGATTAAAAATGTATGGCTATATCCTGAGTTTATAGAAACAAGGATAAACGATATGAAACAAGAATTAAAAAGTCCAATTAGAACAGTGTAAATAAAAGACTTATAAATTTTATTTATTTTCATAAATTTAACCTTCTTATATTGTAGTTCATTTTATTCTTAATAATGATGCAAAAATTTAAATCCTTTTGTCCAAGAAGGGTAAGTAGGTTCCCAGCCATATTGTTTTTTTGCTTTTTCATTTGATGATCCTCGTTCCCAAGAATTACATATATCTTTTGTAGGAGGGAGGGGGGCTCCAATAACTTCAGCAAAATAGGGAAGCCAAATAGAGCTTTTTGCAGGTTCATCATCTACGATATTTACAGAACCTGACTGCCAATTTAAAGCTAATACAGCTGCTTTTGCTGCGTCTTTTACGTGGATAAAGGATGTCATCCCATTTGTTGCGTATAACTCCTGCATCTGTAATTGTTTAGCAATTTTACCGTTACCCGAATACCAAGTTCCAGGACCATATAATGTACCATAGCGAAGGATAATGAACTCAGGAATTTCTTTTACCTTTTCCTCTAAAGAAATAACTCCCTCAATTGTTTTTTTGCGAGGTAAAGAGGCATTAATATCTAAAGGTGTTTCTTCGGTAGCTAGCGTATTCCCAGGCTCATAAGCCCATGAAATACTTTGTGCAACTATCTTTTTTACGCCAACGTAATTAGCTGCATCAACAAGGTTTTTTGTTCCTTCTATTCTTATTTTTGAATTATCGTTTATATCGCCACTACTTAGTGCAGTAAGTTGATGCATTACAACATCAGGCTGAGTTTCAGTGAAGGCTGCGTGAACACTATCTCGATCAAACGCATCTGCAACTACTGGTTTTACCCCCATCTCTTGCATTGTTTTAACATGTTTTTCTGATCGAATCATCCCAATTACTTCATACCCTTCTTGTATTAACATTGGAATCACCATTTTTCCAATTACACCTGTAGAACCAGCAAGTAATATCTTCATAAATAAACCTCCTAATGATCATAAATACAAAATTAGTATCTCTAATAACTAAGACAATTAGGGGTTAGGAAGTGTGACACTATTTAAAGAAATGATAAAAATATTTATGTGCAATATTAGAGAGAGTTGAATCCTTACAGTATCTTTTCATGTTTTATGATGTTAGTCTAAATAATGGACACAGAGAATTGGGAGTTTATAAAGTATAATAATCTTAACAATTTACTAGGAGTGTCTAAGATGACAAAACGAAAAAGTTATGACAAAGAATTTAAATTAGAGGCAGTACAATTAGTTGAAAGTGGCAAGAGAGTTGCTGAGGTTGCACGTGAGCTGGATCTTGCAGAACAGACATTACACAATTGGGTAAAGAAATTTAGTAAAGATGGCGAAGTTGCATTTGTTGGTAGTGGGAATTTAAAGCCTGAGGATAAGGAAAATAAAGAATTAGAAAAAAGAATACGTGACCTAGAAGAGGAAAATGCCATCTTAAAAAAGGCTATGGGCATCTTTGCGAAAGACCGGAAGTAATTTACAACTTTATTCAACAGCACCGACACGAATTCCGTGTGGCAAAGATGTGCGAAGTATTAGGTGTTTCAAGAAGTGGTTACTACGAGTGGCTGAACCGACCAAAGAGTAATCAAAAAGAACGGAAAGAAAAGTTAACCAGCCAAATAAAACGAGTGTATTTGGACTCAAGAAGAAATTATGGTAGTCCGAAAATTACAAAACAATTGAATTCAGAAGGAGTCTCTGTATCGCAAAAAACAGTATCGCGAATTATGAAAGAAGAAGGCATTCGCTCAAAAACAGTGAAACAATACAAAGCGACGACGAATTCAAAACATAATCTACCAGTATATCCAAATCTATTAGACCAACAATTTAAAGTAGAACGCCCTGGACAAGCGTGGGTAGCTGACATTACGTATATATGGACCAGTGAAGGTTGGCTCTATCTAGCAACGATTATGGAGTTGTTTTCAAGACGAATCATCGGTTGGGCAATGGATGAGAGAATGACAAAGGAATTAGTGATCCTCGCCTTAAAACGAGCAATCAGAACTCAGACTCCAACGCCTGGGCTCATTCATCATTCAGATCGTGGGAGCCAGTATGCGTCGAAGGAATACCAACAAGTGTTACGAACTAACAGAATGATTACAAGTATGAGTAGAAAAGGAAACTGTTACGATAATGCATGTATCGAGTCATTTCATAGCGTCATCAAAAGAGAGTTAGTTTTTCATGAAAAGTATAAAACGAGAGATCAGGCCAAGAAAAGTATCATTGAATACATCGTTAGTTTTTATAACTACAAGCGTATCCATTCTTTTACAAATTATATGTCGCCCATTGCATACGAAAAGCAATATTTCAAAACTTCACAAAAAACTAAGGTCATATAATTAAACCCTTTTAACCTCACAAATAATTTAAGGGTTACGCCCCTTAAATTATTTGTGAGGCGAGCAAGCGATAGCGCGCTTAGATTTAAAGCAAAATCTCAATTTTCCCTGTCCATTTTCTTGACATAGTATCATTATGCATAGCTATAGGGGCAGCATCTTTTTCTTGTCGTGTTAACGGAGCAGGTTATCTCAACCAAAGAAACATTGAATTAAGCTAACTGGTAATCTAACAAAAGCCTCATTTTCGCATATATAAAAATCTCCTTCAAAGGTTTAACGATATAAAAAGGATAATTAATACATTTTGTTAGGAGGGAAGCTTTTGTTACGATGGTCTATTTCTCCAGTATCTGATTATCTAACATAACCCATTCAACTAGAAGCGGTGTACCAAAAAAGGTAGTACCACTTTTCATGTCGAATAGTTAATTACAAATATGCTTTTAGACAAGAAGGGAGAATTTTTACATGGTTGAGACGAAAAAAGAAAAGATTATAAATAGACTTGAACATCATTTGCGAATGACTTCGAGGCAATTGATAAAAATGGGGACGGAAGAAGAAGCGATTCATTATTTAATAGAGTCATTTAAATCAGAGCTATATTGTGATTTTGTTGGAGTGATTTTGGCGGATGCTGATGAATTCGTACCGAAAGCATGGGGTGGAAATGCTAATGAGTTTAGTAATGTTTTTCCTATGGAAATAGAAAAATGCTCACCGCTAATACTTGGGCAAAGTTTACATAGTAAAGAAACAAACAAACAGGAAGACTGTATATTAATGGCTAAGTTAAAAGAAACGGGTGTAAAAACATGGTTTACAGTGCCTCTTACAGATGATGTACATCGATTTGGATTTTGTATTATCGGATTTTTTACCTATGTACCTTTGCTTGAGATGGATAAAATATTTGACGAGTTCGGTAAAGATGTTGCGATTGCGATTTCTTTGGCAAGACGGAAGGACCAGCAATTAAGAAAAATTGAGGGAATTGAATGGATTAGTCGAAACTTATCAATCAATCAGTCACTCAAGGAGAATATAAATGAATTTACTATCCGAGCTGGACTAGGGACAAATGCACAATCTGCCTGTATTTATTTATTTAATGAAAAAGAAAATTGTTTCGATTTACAAGTCCCTGTTTTTGGTATTAAAGATTTCGATGAAAAGGTTATAGTGGATCATAAAAATACATTTAAAGAGTATTTTCCATTCATCGAAAAATCGGGTGGTCATCAAATAACAATTCCAATTGTCGTTGATTTGAAAACAATCGGTGTTCTGCAAGTAGGAAATAAGAATGGCAATCTCCTATTTTCACAAGACGATGTAAATACACTGAAATTATTAAGTGATCATATAGCAATTTTGCTCGAAAATGCGCTACTTTACAATTTAGAGAAAGATAATCGTAAGCGTTTACATATTCTCCTCGATTATCAGCAAGCTCTTGTGAAAGAAACGGTTGTCAATGATGATTTTCACGGTGTAACGAAAATGTTAGCTGAATTATATGGTGGTTCAGTTATTTTATTAGATCGTTTTTTCCATCCTTTATCATACAAAATTGAAGAAAGTGAATTAGGGGATATTGGTAAGTTGAGAGAGGTATTGGAAAATGAGCGTATAAGGACAGGGACGTTTAAAGTATTGGAACAAGGCGGGCCCCCTTTTTTGATTTCGCCAATCAATGGTGTGAATGCGCTATTGGGCTATCTGGCAATTTGCATGAATAATGGAGATTTAGATGAATTTGATCAATTGACGGTGGAACTTTCAAGAAATATTTGTTCCATTCAGTTCATTAAGCAGAAACTTGTGTTGGATGCCGATAAACAGGCGAAAGATACATTGATGAGTAAATTACTTGTGAAAAATATTGAAGATGACCAAAGTATTTTGCAGTATGCAAATCTTTTTCAATGGGATATTTTTAAGCCTCATCGTGTTGCAAATTTGGCAATCGACTTGGCTGAATCTGAAGTAGCTGGACTGAATTTATTTGAGCAAACAGCAAAAAAATCGATTGTATGGGATTACATTAATGAAGGAATTACGCTGAAATCGAAGAAAATTTTAATGGCTACATTCAGTGAACACTTTTTATTCATCGTGCCGATAGAGGATGAAAAAAATCGCAAACAGTTTTGGATGGATTTTTATAAAACAGTAAGAAAAGCAGTATCCAAAAGTATGATAAAGTGTGAAGTTCACTTAGGCATTGGGAGTAAGGTAGAAAATATGAATGAGTATTTCAATAGTTACGAACAATCATTGCAAGTATTAAATGTCGTTAAAAGCCGATTTAAATCTAAGGGCTATTCACTGTTTGAAGAAATAGGATCATACACAATCTTGCATGATCTAAACTTTTCAGTTGTCACTACATTCATTGAAAGTCAGTTGGGCGTATTGCTTGATTTTACAGATAAAAAGAATAGCGATTTGCTTCAAACACTTAGCACATACTTGCAGCATAACGGCAATGCTAAAGGTACCTCTGAAGAGTTATATATTCATCGAAGCTCATTACTTTACCGTTTAGAAAAGATTGAGAGTCTACTGGAAATAGATTTAAATGATTCAGAGACACGTTTTAACTTAATGATGGCAATCAAACTATACGATTTAAATCGACAGATCTTTTAATGGGGCTACTTAAAAACTTGTAAGTGTGAGCTAAATCAAAAAGAGGCAATTCGTTCAAAATCGAACGAATTGCCTCTTTTCCTTTTCATATTTTTTACTCCGGATTTACTGTCAATATGGCAGGGTACCTTGGATTTTACATACTAAATAGATCTATAGATGATGCCACATCATAACAGTGCCTGTGTTTCAACTCACTATTTTTCGCTTCAATTTTATAGCGTGATTTCGCATTCCCTTTAAATTCCTCACTATTTTAAATCACTTCTTGATCTTTTTGTTCAGTCGATTTAATTGTCACAGAATAGGTTTTATTTTTTGCCCCCTCTGTATAACAACTATAATCGTGGACTTTATCAGTGGTCACTGTTTAATGGGTCTGTCTTTTTTATTTAACAATTTTGATGAAAAAAATAGAATGATTCCTACAGAGTGTACGTATCAAATAAAATGTTTGAAAAATATAATTACGATAACAATTAAAATTATCACATTGTTACAGAATAGTTACAAAAAAGGGAAATGTTACAAATTATTTATGGGGCATGAAAAGACTATTGGATTAAAGAGTAAAATCAAAGCAAGTTTGTGGATACACGATTTATTCAAAATCAGGGGGGATATAATGGCTGTAGATTACTCGTTTAAAGTAAGATTTGGCGATACGGATGCTGCGGGAATTGTTTTTTTTCCAAATTTTTATAGGTGGATGGACGAAGCGACGCATGAATTTTTTACCGAGTTGGGACATCCAACATCTGAGTTATTATCCATAGAAAAAGTTTCGACGCCTCTTTTAGATTCTAAATGCGAATTTAAGACGCCGCTTTTTTTCGAAGATGAGGTAATTGTGAAAACAGAAGTCATCGAGCTTCACAATAGAGTATTTAAATTATCTCATACATTTTATCGTGGAGAGACATTGATTGCTGCAGGGTACACATTGCATGCTTGGACTTCATTTAAAGAGAAACCAAAAGCATTAGCAATTCCAGAACATATTCGTGAAAAACTAACAGTACATCAAAAAATATTATCAGGTAGCAATTGAGATTATCTTTTTAATGTAGAAGACAAACTAAGTATATAAAAGTTGAGGGTTTGAGTTTTTCAGAGTCTTCTATAGTAGGAAATATAAAAGAGTTTAATTGCTTTATTTTTATTTTTATGAAAGCGTTATCTTTTTTGTGGGGGTCTTGTCAGAACTGTAGTACCAATAACTCAATAGTGAAAGAGAAATGGACGGATATAGGAAAGTGATTTTTGTCATCATTTTCAAAATCGACAATAATCTAGGCTCATCACCATAAGTTGTGTATGACATTTTTAAAAATATATGCATTGTATATTGGTTGATTGGAGTGGAGACTGGGCGGCTCATCGGACGCCCCCTGGAAGCTCTGCTCTGCGCGAAAGCGAAGCGTCAGCGGCAAATGTTTTTTCTGTGCGAAAGCGAAGCGTCAGCAACAAAGCGCCCAGTCGGAACAGAAATCAACCACACGTTTTGGAGAAGAGCAATAATTTAGAGCTATTTCGGAAGGGGTTATATCAGATGGATTTGTTTTTACAATACTTAATTACTGGACTGACTGTGGGGAGTATTTATGCATTATTAGCTATTGGATTTGTAACAATTTATAACGTTACAGGGGTATTGAATTTGGCGCAAGGAGAATTTGCAATGATTGGAGCACTATCTTGTGTCACATTTGTCAATTTGGGTATCCCCATCTTAGGTGCAATTCCACTTGCGATTTTGCTTACGGCCTTTATCGGCTTAGCAGTTGAAAGATTAGCTATAAATCCTGCTGGAAAAGCAACGCCGATAGTGTTGGTTGTTATTACATTAGGTGTTTCAACTTTTTTAAAAGGGATGGGTTTGATCATATGGGGAACATCTCCAAAATCTCTGCCACCGTTAGTTGAAAGTAAGTCAATCGAGTTTTTCGGGGCTGTCGTAAATTCGCAAAGTTTATGGATTCTTGTAGTATTACTTGCACTTTTAATAGTGCTTTATTGGTTTTTTGAAAAAACATTTCTCGGTTCTGCTTTACGCGCAAGTGAAAAAAATCCACGTGCTGCAAGCTTAATGGGGATTAACACAAAAACGATGTCTATGATTGCT
Proteins encoded in this region:
- a CDS encoding NAD(P)-dependent oxidoreductase: MKILLAGSTGVIGKMVIPMLIQEGYEVIGMIRSEKHVKTMQEMGVKPVVADAFDRDSVHAAFTETQPDVVMHQLTALSSGDINDNSKIRIEGTKNLVDAANYVGVKKIVAQSISWAYEPGNTLATEETPLDINASLPRKKTIEGVISLEEKVKEIPEFIILRYGTLYGPGTWYSGNGKIAKQLQMQELYATNGMTSFIHVKDAAKAAVLALNWQSGSVNIVDDEPAKSSIWLPYFAEVIGAPLPPTKDICNSWERGSSNEKAKKQYGWEPTYPSWTKGFKFLHHY
- a CDS encoding IS3 family transposase (programmed frameshift), whose product is MTKRKSYDKEFKLEAVQLVESGKRVAEVARELDLAEQTLHNWVKKFSKDGEVAFVGSGNLKPEDKENKELEKRIRDLEEENAILKKANGHLCERPEVIYNFIQQHRHEFRVAKMCEVLGVSRSGYYEWLNRPKSNQKERKEKLTSQIKRVYLDSRRNYGSPKITKQLNSEGVSVSQKTVSRIMKEEGIRSKTVKQYKATTNSKHNLPVYPNLLDQQFKVERPGQAWVADITYIWTSEGWLYLATIMELFSRRIIGWAMDERMTKELVILALKRAIRTQTPTPGLIHHSDRGSQYASKEYQQVLRTNRMITSMSRKGNCYDNACIESFHSVIKRELVFHEKYKTRDQAKKSIIEYIVSFYNYKRIHSFTNYMSPIAYEKQYFKTSQKTKVI
- the yiaA gene encoding inner membrane protein YiaA, with translation MSNDNEVLLDKEKRNDVKVKEVRKEGEPTPAFKGASWAALLVGVSSYLIGLFNANMELNEKGYYFAVLVFGLYSAISLQKAVRDKDEGIPVTGIYYGISWFALIVSISLIAIGLYNAGSIVLSEKGFYGMAFVLSLFAAITVQKNIRDTQRAKERD
- a CDS encoding DUF6138 family protein translates to MGLTLETILDKMKQEIDKWITNISDKDAEQIVKRNSLQAGIHDYALLEYVKGRVKVRETENFLTLPVVKTGKSSETLTEEQVRERIVPELASYIRQKLDEVSPALFNCPFTFNGKFRTREGDVNVRILEYVDETKKKQLLKRISFYIADKLEAGKNPTKPLETFFLSKHLLDERLFPDLDVVHIISIFEKIQYVNKENEHLAKHRRYLIGALRNCLENHWLPRYFENMGTQWQKEYKKKSDALLENTEQGPIELVIYAATLILKYEPSHRRNEGLDILNCAIELGSDRAKRMTKEGSGTFAKEDVSFCDELVKYTANDVFAEVTIAIKQETEESYARALRFLTRLLSMGFHNSYQIKLKSGVRQWLPIKGLAKSGTHRFFANALEYPNLHPLVEEYARAAMESFEWYTDTEGEKNCMAGSYAVFGLGLVDQTYFPLVEEYMGKVDEEHQSVQNNFTVALVECHGVNAETIPTLVKCMLHSTDSMKLKIKTDMENARYLMLLLNQVRGLQDYEVEHIVYLIWGGTDKMKKIASKTKGDQGKWLTELAQAASRG
- a CDS encoding sigma-70 family RNA polymerase sigma factor, giving the protein MLINDLNIEDLYKEYKNYCLSIAYYLLGSMTDAEDIVQDTFLKIKEHEKIEKDITNLKAYINKMIVNRCMNELKSSRKKKESYIGTWLPEPILQEFNSEPLEKLIQADQLSYSYMVLMENLSPRERIAYVLSNALGLKHSEIADILKTTTVNSRKILSRAQIKMGRKSGKDLAVNLQKNYIEQFILALSNGDIQGVTHLLSNDVLFAADGGGNVRTAINIIEGKERVSALISGISKKFFFGKSATTALINNQYGIVVTEGQKITGVFCFDWNSSTRTIKKIFYVVAPNKLKYNPF
- a CDS encoding DUF2798 domain-containing protein, which encodes MKINKIYKSFIYTVLIGLFNSCFISFILVSINSGYSHTFLIHWLRMWGEAFICAILCAYIFPKIINKLMKFITFVEK